The Camelina sativa cultivar DH55 chromosome 18, Cs, whole genome shotgun sequence DNA window GCTTCTTAgacaaattaataaagaaaaggagaaacgTCACATTACATACAAACGTTGcaccaaatttaattaaatacttATACGGAGTGAAAGAGTAGGCGAACCACTCAGTAATTGCTTCCAAGTgccgtctctctttctctctccNNNNNNNNNNNNNNNNNNNNNNNNNNNNNNNNNNNNNNNNNNNNNNNNNNNNNNNNNNNNNNNNNNNNNNNNNNNNNNNNNNNNNNNNNNNNNNNNNNNNNNNNNNNNNNNNNNNNNNNNNNNNNNNNNNNNNNNNNNNNNNNNNNNNNNNNNNNNNNNNNNNNNNNNNNNNNNNNNNNNNNNNNNNNNNNNNNNNNNNNNNNNNNNNNNNNNNNNNNNNNNNNNNNNNNNNNNNNNNNNNNNNNNNNNNNNNNNNNNNNNNNNNNNNNNNNNNNNNNNNNNNNNNNNNNNNNNNNNNNNNNNNNNNNNNNNNNNNNNNNNNNNNNNNNNNNNNNNNNNNNNNNNNNNNNNNNNNNNNNNNNNNNNNNNNNNNNNNNNNNNNNNNNNNNNNNNNNNNNNNNNNNNNNNNNNNNNNNNNNNNNNNNNNNNNNNNNNNNNNNNNNNNNNNNNNNNNNNNNNNNNNNNNNNNNNNNNNNNNNNNNNNNNNNNNNNNNNNNNNNNNNNNNNNNNNNNNNNNNNNNNNNNNNNNNNNNNNNNNNNNNNNNNNNNNNNNNNNNNNNNNNNNNNNNNNNNNNNNNNNNNNNNNNNNNNNNNNNNNNNNNNNNNNNNNNNNNNNNNNNNNNNNNNNNNNNNNNNNNNNNNNNNNNNNNNNNNNNNNNNNNNNNNNNNNNNNNNNNNNNNNNNNNNNNNNNNNNNNNNNNNNNNNNNNNNNNNNNNNNNNNNNNNNNNNNNNNNNNNNNNNNNNNNNNNNNNNNNNNNNNNNNNNNNNNNNNNNNNNNNNNNNNNNNNNNNNNNNNNNNNNNNNNNNNNNNNNNNNNNNNNNNNNNNNNNNNNNNNNNNNNNNNNNNNNNNNNNNNNNNNNNNNNNNNNNNNNNNNNNNNNNNNNNNNNNNNNNNNNNNNNNNNNNNNNNNNNNNNNNNNNNNNNNNNNNNNNNNNNNNNNNNNNNNNNNNNNNNNNNNNNNNNNNNNNNNNNNNNNNNNNNNNNNNNNNNNNNNNNNNNNNNNNNNNNNNNNNNNNNNNNNNNNNNNNNNNNNNNNNNNGGAGGAATTGAGAAAGTGTGGTTTGgtcaacaaaaccctaaacgcAAGGCATCGTGCTGACTGCTGACTCCATCCTACTAGTACTATAGATGTGTGTACGCCACGTAGAGACGAAAGTCAATCAGCGTTGTGTTATTTGTTCAAAGCTGAATGAAATGTGTGGGGTGAGAGAGAGTATAGTTGGGGGTAGGCTTGATTCTTTTGGTTCCTGCATGACTACTCCAATTCAATTTTGTAGCGCTTCTTAgacaaattaataaagaaaaggagaaacgTCACATTACATACAAACGTTGcaccaaatttaattaaatacttATACGGAGTGAAAGAGTAGGCGAACCACTCAGTAATTGCTTCCAAGTgccgtctctctttctctctcccggGGTTCATTGATTCATTTGGAAGATTCAGCTCCCAAATTGACCCTTTCATTTACAAGTCAGCCatgaattagtttttttatttatagaattaaAAAGCAAAGAGGGGTTATATGGGTATAAACTATAAAGAGAAGCTGCCGTACAGAGCTGTGTAACCTGAAGCCACGCAAAGggtatcttcctcttcttgtatatatatatcctcgTTCATGCTATTCTCATTTCTTTAACTAAAGCAAACAATATTCATATTGTTGTGACAaaggcaaaaaagaaaaacattttatttgctttttaagAATGGGAAGCTTCTTCATTCTCCGTTGCTTCTtcgtaatcttcttcttcttgttcaacgGAGCATTTGGGAATATGTGGACCAGAATGGAGATGGTGGAGATGGCTGGCTACGGTGAACAGAAACTCTCCTCCGTCATCATCACCGGATCTCTTCTTTGCGACACTTCACATCCTCGCTTTCATTCCATCGCTATTCCAGGTATATATAGTTTCTCTACCTTCTCTCTTTATGCTACTTGTGCGTAATGAGTACTTACATGATCCTCACAGTCACAGGTGCAACTGTTGCCATCAAGTGCCGCACTGGATCCAAAAAGAGGTCCAAATGGATTAAGGCTGTTACTGATGATTTGGGAGAGTTTGAAATCGATCTTCCCTCCCAACTCCACGCTATTCCTGACCTCGAAAACACATGTTTCATCAAGCCAGTACATGTGCCTAAGCCCTACAGATGCTATCACACTTATACCAATATACACAAACGTATCAAACTTGTTTCCTCTACCAATGGCTTCCGTGTCTACACCTCAGGGAAGATCAGGTTACAAGGTTACAGTTCAAGATCATAGCAAGCTCCTGGTGTCAACATTTCAACAAAAGATTTGAACAGAGACAGAAGATTCTTCAAGCTCCATCATGTGAAAACCATTAGTTTGTTCTGGTCCTCGTTTGTTTAGCTGGCGCTTCAGTCACAGAACCGAGTTGAGTCTCTCTATATTGTTTTTCATGTTGCCACGGTGTAAAAAAAACATACGCTGTTTACATCATGTGTATAAAAGGCTCTCATGTTTTTGGTGCAAAAGTAGTGTGATCACATTAGAACATATATCAGATAAATTGTTTAGCAGAAGTAACCCAAATAAAATTTGCTGAAGCAAAGACACAAAGCATGTTTCTAAACTTGCAAACATGGAAGACAAGACTGAGAGGCAGAGATAACTCAGGATTGAGACGCTTTGGGGTGAGTTTCAGAgagtatgtatgtatgtagCAACATCACCACAGCAAGTAAGCTTATCAGCTTTTTCTTCAGGGATCTCAATCGAGAACTCTTCTTCAATAGCCATAACCAGTTCCACCTTGTCTAAGCTGTCCAGCGACAAATCCTTCTGGAAATCAGCCCTTTCAGTAACCTGTGTAAGTAACTAAGCCGTATTACAAAACAACCTTATCACTGAAAACACTATACACAAAGAAAAAGCAGCATTTTCATAACCTTAGAGGAGTTAGCTTTGTCATATTTCTTGACCAGTTCAATAACCCTAGTCAAGATTTGATCTTGGCCTCCATCTGCAACAGCTCCTGCTGTAAAATTCATATAAACATGACCAATACTCTTGAAAACATTATCGTTTTGAAGCTGCAAAATGGGTCTGACAGAGACTCTCAGTCCCAAGTGTTGCAGGATTGAGCTCCTTATGCAATTCATCTAAAACAAACATGAAGATATCAAAATCAACAAGTGGACGAATTTCCAATAAAGTTTCAGCCTTTTAAAGAGGaaaaaagcaattaaaatatCCCTTCCATTGATGCCTAATGTTTCAAGCTTTAACTCATCATTGATGGAACAACACCACTGAGGAATCAATTTCAAGCTTATAAAAACTGAGACTTGATACACcgaatttcaaatttcaaacagAAGCCACACAGATCGAAATCTATAGAAGCCCATACCTGCGACTATTGGGATATGCCAGTGAATGACGATCTTTAGGTCTGAAGCGGGAGAATGGCAGAGAGCACAGAGCAGAACAGAGCAGAGTGCagcagagagaagagaacaacaCCTTCTGGGCCAAAAGTATTAATGGGCCTTAATTATATAGATTGGTAGGCTATTAATGCGTCGTCGTTTGACTTTTAAAGCCCAAGAAAGTTTATGGCTTCTCCTGCTCATTTCTAATTATGGCTATGTGATTGCTCTTATTACCTAACCTTATTTCCCAATTTAGTAAGGCTGTTGAATCTTGGATTCTTGTAACGTGAGTTAAATTAATAGAACAAACTTTAATACAAGAAATAGTTGGTAAATAGGGTATAATCCTATATTACTAGTATGGTTAGTGGACGATATTCAATTCATCTCCATATGTCTAACGTTTGATGTCACGCTTTTAATAGAGAACTTATCTATGAATGACATAATGTAGTAGGTTAGGTGATACCAATTACTATTAAACTCTGCATTAAGgttactaattaaaatttaagtgGTACATAATAGAAGACCAATGAATTATACAAGAGtcaatatgtttaagaataagATACTGATTTATGTGTTGCAAACCGTATGTATCGTCAACGGTAGATATATGACTTGTAAAAGTTATATATCAAcaataatatattcatattattatatCGTTTAACTTATTGGTGAGGAAAGACAAAAATCTCTCATATTTTgttcaaaacattaaaaaaaattgagccTACAAGAGTTggataagaaacaaaactagaaatatctaaaggcaaaaaaaaaaagaggatgattAGCTTTTACTTGGTGGACTTTAGCCTCAGCTCGGTCCTGTGAATTACCATCTTCGTCTCTTAGTACTCTACCGGTAATTGCCCGGAATTGCCATAAAAAAAACTCCATCTGTGTTAAGTTTTCACACATCCAGTAGATGGTAGTGTTAGTGTCCACGCAAAGAGTCTCTCGACTGGCACGACATTCACTATTGTTCATCTCTAACTTGAGTGTTCGAATGATGACACATCTCTAGCCAGCTCCTTGATGGTTTGTAGTATTAGTTTTGTTGATGTGTTATATTAATCGGATTCCAAAACTCAGATAAgatgatgtgtttttttttt harbors:
- the LOC104760129 gene encoding uncharacterized protein LOC104760129 isoform X2, producing the protein MGSFFILRCFFVIFFFLFNGAFGNMWTRMEMVEMAGYGEQKLSSVIITGSLLCDTSHPRFHSIAIPGATVAIKCRTGSKKRSKWIKAVTDDLGEFEIDLPSQLHAIPDLENTCFIKPVHVPKPYRCYHTYTNIHKRIKLVSSTNGFRVYTSGKIRLQGYSSRS
- the LOC104760129 gene encoding uncharacterized protein LOC104760129 isoform X1 gives rise to the protein MGSFFILRCFFVIFFFLFNGAFGNMWTRMEMVEMAGYGEQKLSSVIITGSLLCDTSHPRFHSIAIPVTGATVAIKCRTGSKKRSKWIKAVTDDLGEFEIDLPSQLHAIPDLENTCFIKPVHVPKPYRCYHTYTNIHKRIKLVSSTNGFRVYTSGKIRLQGYSSRS
- the LOC104760127 gene encoding acyl carrier protein 3, mitochondrial-like is translated as MNCIRSSILQHLGLRVSVRPILQLQNDNVFKSIGHVYMNFTAGAVADGGQDQILTRVIELVKKYDKANSSKVTERADFQKDLSLDSLDKVELVMAIEEEFSIEIPEEKADKLTCCGDVATYIHTL